Proteins encoded together in one Chryseobacterium sp. G0201 window:
- a CDS encoding type VI secretion system Vgr family protein: MSTTPEQARGNSFRPSQNADGVSENHHTGINRLVKLSLVIEGKVIKYYKHFNLKQSAQRHHEFTLTLAHDTLGDRQTHTLEEANKFLGKRLTAVISYKDIDKSPERTFVGVITGVGFSQEKMSLGNIVLSGYSPTVLLDGAPHIQSFGGDKPVNMGIIAEEVIKQGIDKSRFDIRIDTNDYSQIIYSSQYDETHYNYLARMAEAYGEQFYYDGEVLHFGKLPPQNKPIKIVYGSSANDIKVELKAVHTKPQFYGYNSNKHEKLTSGATPIQHVGDLAKTAYEHNDKIFKTPSLRVAPVKATTHLDVEYSQKSTAGSEAVNVFNLSGSTTVPFLHPGCVVDVQMRKVDTNESSYFTKIMVTEAEHEIDTLGHYKGSFKGISSDTGFLPKPEFTAPKAEPQIATVISNADPEGQGRIQVRFDWQTSETTHFIRMMSPDAGGTDEITQNRGYVAIPEVGDQVMVNFVHNHPDRPFVMGGMFHGAVGLGGGVNNHLKSIQTRSGIRILMNDEEGSVNIIDPSGNYFFMDGKGNISVNAPKNFTLKAGENISITAGKEISIDAGESITSSANENIVATAGTDIMITATGDIKESSDTRTEMVEKEFRRQSETSNEIAGEIAMFSEKENMTMQSGKIVEFNSAEKSKLF, encoded by the coding sequence ATGTCTACCACACCTGAACAGGCGCGAGGCAATTCGTTTCGTCCTTCCCAAAATGCAGATGGAGTCTCTGAAAATCATCACACGGGGATCAACCGTTTGGTCAAATTATCTTTAGTAATCGAGGGTAAAGTGATAAAGTATTACAAGCATTTTAATTTAAAGCAAAGTGCTCAGCGTCATCATGAGTTTACACTTACGTTGGCTCACGATACTTTGGGAGACCGCCAGACACATACTTTAGAAGAAGCCAATAAATTTTTAGGAAAACGTTTAACAGCCGTTATTTCTTATAAAGACATTGATAAAAGCCCAGAAAGAACATTCGTGGGAGTAATTACCGGAGTAGGATTCAGTCAGGAAAAGATGAGTCTGGGTAATATTGTTTTATCAGGTTACAGCCCTACAGTTTTATTGGATGGAGCTCCTCATATTCAAAGTTTTGGAGGTGATAAACCTGTAAATATGGGTATCATTGCTGAAGAAGTAATCAAACAGGGAATCGATAAAAGTCGTTTTGATATCAGAATTGATACCAATGATTATTCTCAAATTATCTACAGCAGTCAATACGACGAAACGCATTACAATTATTTGGCGAGAATGGCGGAAGCATATGGCGAACAATTTTATTATGACGGTGAGGTTTTACATTTTGGAAAACTTCCTCCTCAGAACAAACCTATCAAAATTGTCTACGGAAGCAGCGCCAATGATATTAAAGTTGAATTGAAAGCGGTGCATACCAAGCCTCAATTTTACGGCTATAACAGCAATAAGCATGAAAAACTGACTTCAGGAGCAACACCGATTCAGCATGTAGGAGATTTGGCAAAAACGGCTTACGAACACAACGATAAGATCTTTAAAACACCTTCTTTACGTGTGGCGCCTGTGAAAGCAACGACACATCTTGATGTGGAATATTCTCAGAAAAGTACGGCAGGAAGTGAAGCGGTGAATGTTTTTAATTTATCAGGATCTACCACGGTTCCGTTTTTACATCCGGGTTGTGTGGTTGATGTTCAGATGAGAAAAGTTGATACTAATGAAAGCTCTTATTTCACTAAAATTATGGTCACGGAAGCTGAACATGAAATTGATACTTTAGGACATTATAAAGGAAGTTTTAAAGGAATCTCTTCTGATACAGGATTTTTACCTAAGCCAGAATTTACGGCTCCCAAAGCTGAACCGCAAATTGCAACCGTAATTTCAAATGCTGATCCGGAAGGACAGGGTAGAATTCAGGTGAGATTTGACTGGCAGACGAGCGAAACCACTCATTTTATCAGAATGATGAGCCCTGACGCAGGTGGAACAGACGAAATCACTCAAAACAGAGGATATGTTGCTATTCCGGAAGTTGGAGATCAGGTGATGGTGAATTTTGTTCACAATCATCCCGACAGACCTTTCGTAATGGGCGGAATGTTTCATGGAGCGGTTGGATTAGGTGGCGGAGTTAACAATCATTTAAAATCAATTCAAACCAGAAGCGGAATCAGAATTTTAATGAATGACGAAGAGGGAAGTGTAAATATCATCGATCCAAGCGGAAATTATTTCTTTATGGATGGTAAAGGCAATATTTCTGTTAACGCACCTAAAAATTTCACCTTAAAAGCTGGGGAAAATATCAGCATCACTGCAGGAAAAGAAATTTCAATTGATGCAGGAGAAAGCATTACAAGTTCAGCCAATGAAAATATTGTTGCCACTGCCGGAACAGATATTATGATCACGGCAACAGGCGACATCAAAGAATCTTCGGATACAAGAACGGAGATGGTAGAAAAGGAATTCAGAAGACAATCTGAAACTTCCAATGAAATTGCAGGAGAGATTGCAATGTTCAGCGAAAAAGAAAATATGACCATGCAGAGTGGAAAAATTGTAGAATTCAACAGTGCCGAAAAATCAAAACTTTTCTAA
- a CDS encoding CCC motif membrane protein: protein MNQQKLPNATAVLVLGIVSIIGCCCYGVVGIITGIIGLYLYKKDNELYKQNPDLYSDYSNLNTGRILCIIGLVLSVLYIAYLIVVISTLGWDAMKDPQLMQERIKELTGQ from the coding sequence ATGAATCAACAAAAATTACCCAACGCTACGGCTGTGCTCGTATTAGGAATCGTATCTATTATCGGATGTTGTTGCTACGGAGTAGTAGGTATTATCACAGGTATTATCGGATTGTATCTTTACAAAAAAGATAATGAATTGTACAAGCAAAATCCTGATCTTTATTCGGATTACAGCAATTTGAATACAGGTAGAATATTATGTATCATTGGTCTTGTATTAAGTGTTTTATACATCGCTTATTTGATCGTGGTGATCTCTACACTAGGTTGGGATGCTATGAAAGATCCTCAACTGATGCAGGAGAGAATAAAAGAATTAACGGGGCAATAA
- the tssD gene encoding type VI secretion system tube protein TssD, translating into MAANSRGILKFNGSEGQKLLRLNYSVARSTDVSGRVASDPSNAIIKLTIEATEKSDILESLLNGKYKPTSGEVTFNKSHEEGTLITLNWENGYVIQHEVDFDAVDENSMLISFVISAEKINYGNSAYEGLWPSS; encoded by the coding sequence ATGGCAGCAAATTCAAGAGGAATCTTAAAATTCAACGGAAGCGAGGGTCAAAAACTATTAAGACTTAATTATAGTGTCGCAAGATCTACAGACGTTTCAGGACGCGTAGCATCAGACCCATCTAACGCAATTATCAAGTTAACGATCGAAGCTACAGAAAAATCAGACATTCTGGAAAGCTTACTGAACGGTAAATACAAGCCGACAAGCGGAGAAGTTACTTTCAACAAATCTCATGAAGAAGGTACTTTGATCACTTTAAACTGGGAAAACGGTTACGTTATCCAGCATGAAGTAGACTTTGATGCTGTAGACGAAAACAGTATGCTGATCAGTTTCGTGATAAGCGCAGAAAAAATCAATTACGGAAATTCTGCTTACGAAGGACTTTGGCCATCTAGCTAG
- a CDS encoding DUF2931 family protein, with product MEEKYNWLGTVSAPQEYPMEVYKGAIIADDFSYGFDAIWGTQNTGWGNEGGTMSVETRLMEIPHKLEFTWYSLVERKFYTGKWDLDKEKINDLFKKGFIDQDNNKKTTYTNFIVGLAPKGKVVLWINGPGNQTEVGSFQAHDTIITKEKAYENAKYMLKEGFADRMLDDPSYETFKPEIRAKIKEQGYPNPDVYEVYREKFNWKPSVIVPEGGEWIDFGFNNYNGEQENLFAESLHNDTYQKRAVPKFCGFYWRDKGKNRYAVWIDSFDEKEIFDLFQKLGKDEKIDLVIKVNPDNTKASLSLKTEKQELPITKAKIRLSRKIE from the coding sequence ATGGAAGAAAAATATAATTGGTTGGGAACCGTCTCAGCGCCGCAGGAATACCCGATGGAAGTGTATAAAGGAGCTATTATCGCTGATGATTTCAGCTACGGTTTTGATGCCATTTGGGGAACTCAAAATACAGGTTGGGGAAATGAAGGCGGAACGATGAGTGTAGAAACCAGATTAATGGAAATCCCTCACAAATTAGAATTTACATGGTATTCTTTAGTTGAAAGAAAATTTTACACCGGAAAATGGGATTTAGATAAGGAAAAAATAAATGATCTGTTTAAAAAAGGTTTTATAGATCAGGATAATAATAAAAAAACGACCTACACCAATTTTATAGTGGGTTTGGCACCAAAAGGAAAAGTTGTCTTATGGATCAACGGACCGGGAAACCAGACTGAAGTTGGTTCTTTTCAGGCTCATGATACGATTATTACAAAGGAAAAAGCATACGAAAATGCAAAATATATGTTGAAAGAAGGTTTTGCAGACAGAATGTTGGATGATCCGTCTTATGAAACATTTAAACCTGAAATAAGAGCAAAAATAAAAGAACAAGGCTATCCAAATCCTGATGTTTATGAAGTTTACAGAGAGAAATTTAATTGGAAACCTTCGGTCATAGTTCCTGAAGGCGGAGAATGGATCGATTTCGGGTTTAATAATTATAACGGAGAACAGGAAAATCTTTTCGCAGAAAGTTTGCATAATGATACGTATCAAAAAAGAGCGGTTCCAAAATTCTGTGGTTTTTACTGGAGAGATAAAGGCAAAAACAGATACGCAGTCTGGATAGATTCTTTTGACGAAAAAGAAATTTTTGATCTCTTCCAAAAACTGGGAAAAGATGAAAAGATAGATTTGGTGATTAAAGTTAATCCTGATAATACCAAAGCATCTCTGTCATTAAAAACAGAAAAACAGGAGCTTCCCATTACCAAAGCAAAGATCAGATTATCTCGAAAAATAGAATAA